A stretch of Gossypium hirsutum isolate 1008001.06 chromosome A06, Gossypium_hirsutum_v2.1, whole genome shotgun sequence DNA encodes these proteins:
- the LOC107963279 gene encoding uncharacterized protein, with the protein MKQYGHVTDIAPDRIMLQNMEKKSNESFNQYAQRWREVATQVQPPLLEKETTMLFINTLKVPFINHILGSATKSFANIVMSGEMIENAIRCGKIETGESTKRSTPKKRENEVSNVSTSYEKPITVNQPRTVAMGQQASPRQEPNTKQNTEKLQFTLISITYRELYKSLFNAHVVSPFYLKSMQPPYPKWYDASAQCEYHVGITGHSIENCTSFKSRKYREENQVECCRSKNPVERGLKENSGKRVNHAGFGEQILRCEELLRRCIHLRGGSIEKVSKVNHPVVIISRPKINEAGAKMTPRIVIQKSVAFPYNSKMVHWNYNCNVTSSGEEIPVSTPNTKAEPVKEKSLVIEKGKENPKSLINEPVTEKEAKEFLKFLKHNEYNVVEQLHKQLVHRNALMKVLNETYVTDDILVNKLDLFVNNINADNFISFSDDEIPSKGMRSTKSLHITTRCKGYTLPEVLTDNGSTLNVLPLSILNRLPIDSSHMKTCQNIVRAFDGTERKIHSAGVVPSSLHQKLKLVTESRLITISAEEDIIASVTGDGPYIENDSEAIECSFWSLEFVNATFIIEEGKVPMLKISEATRMSLQLTVGKRALIGRELEKYLHG; encoded by the exons ATGAAGCAATATGGCCATGTGACAGACATAGCGCCTGACAGGATCATGTTacagaacatggagaaaaagTCGAATGAAAGTTTCAATCAATATGCTCAGAGGTGGAGGGAAGTTGCTACACAAGTCCAACCGCCGCTGCTGGAAAAAGAAACAACCATGCTCTTCATTAATACCTTGAAAGTACCTTTTATTAATCACATACTGGGAAGCGCAACTAAGAGTTTCGCGAACATAGtgatgtccggtgaaatgatagagaatgcgATAAGGTGTGGAAAGATAGAGACTGGGGAAAGCACCAAGAGGTCGAccccaaaaaaaagagaaaatgaagtcagTAATGTGAGCACGAGTTATGAAAAACCAATTACGGTAAACCAACCAAGAACGGTAGCCATGGGCCAGCAAGCCTCGCCAAGACAAGAGCCCAATACAAAGCAAAACACGGAGAAGCTCCAGTTTACTCTCATTTCAATAACGTATCGGGAGCTGTACAAAAGTTTATTTAATGCACATGTTGTATcccctttttacttaaaatcgatgcaacctccataccccaagTGGTACGACGCAAGTgctcaatgtgaataccatgtGGGAATCACGGGACACTCGATAGAGAACTGCACCTCTTTCAAAAG TCGAAAATATAGGGAGGAGAATCAAGTTGAATGTTGCAGAAGTAAGAACCCCGTTGAGAGAGGTTTAAAGGAAAATAGTGGCAAGAGGGTTAATCACGCAGGATTTGGGGAGCAAATTTTGAGATGCGAGGAACTATT gAGAAGATGTATACACCTCAGAGGGGGGTCGATAGAGAAGGTCTCTAAGGtcaatcacccagtggtgatcaTTTCACGACCGAAAATCAATGAAGCTGGAGCAAAAATGACACCAAGAATTGTAATTCAGAAATCCGTGGCTTTTCCTTATAATAGCAAAATGGTGCATTGGAATTATAACTGCAATGTGACATCTTCGGGAGAGGAGATTCCGGTCAGCACACCAAATACAAAAGCCGAGCCTGTAAAAGAGAAATCTTTGGTGatcgaaaaagggaaagaaaacccGAAATCACTCATTAATGAGCCTGTAACGGAGAAAGAAGCTAAGGAATTCTTGAAGTTTCTAAAGCACAATGAGTATAATGTTGTGGAACAATTACACAAGCAACTG GTACATCGTAACGCGCTGATGAAGGTGTTGAACGAAACCTATGTCactgatgatattttggtaaacAAGTTAGATCTTTTCGTCAACAACATAAAtgctgacaatttcatctcttttagtgatgatgaaataccatcaaAGGGTATGAGATCCACCAAGTCTCTGCACATTACTACCCGTTGTAAGGGGTATACGTTACCAGAGGTATTAACTGACAACGGGTCAACACTAAATGTCTTGCCCTTGTCCATATTAAATAGATTGCCTATAGACAGCTctcatatgaagacatgccaaaacatagtgagagcatttgacgGCACTGAAAGGAAG ATTCACTCAGCAGGGGTAGTACCATCATCATTACACCAAAAGCTAAAGTTGGTAACGGAGAGCCGGCTGATAACGATAAGCGCAGAGGAGGACATTATCGCATCCGTTACCGGTGATGGGCCATATATAGAAAATGATAGTGAGGCAATAGAGTGTTCCTTTTGGTCATTAGAATTCGTGAATGCAACTTTCATCATCGAAGAAGGCAAGGTCCCAATGCTAAAAATATCTGAAGCTACGAGGATGAGCTTGCAACTAACAGTTGGAAAAAGGGCATTGATTGGAAGAGAACTCGAGAAATATCTCCATGGATAG